In Dasypus novemcinctus isolate mDasNov1 chromosome 10, mDasNov1.1.hap2, whole genome shotgun sequence, one DNA window encodes the following:
- the LOC101421343 gene encoding olfactory receptor 5AK2-like — protein MTQGNSTEVTDFLLLGFGAQHRSQHVLFIVFLLIYVISMVGNIGMILLIIADSRLQTPMYFFLQHLAFVDICYTSAITPKMLQNFIVEDKSISFVGCVMQLWVYATFATNDCYLLAAMAVDRYVAICNPLHYSIVMSRIVCIQLVAGSYVMGSINSSVHTGFTFSLSFCKSNTINHFFCDVPPILALSCSKIDINIMLLTVFVGFNLTSTVLVVIFSYINILAAILKMSSTAGRKKAFSTCASHLTAVTIFYGTLSYMYLQPHSKNSQENMKVASIFYGIMIPMLNPLIYSLRNKEVKEALKVTGKKFF, from the coding sequence ATGACACAAGGAAATTCCACTGAAGTGACGGATTTCCTTCTTCTGGGATTTGGTGCCCAGCATAGGTCGCAGCATGTCCTCTTCATTGTATTTCTACTGATCTATGTGATCTCCATGGTGGGTAACATTGGAATGATCCTACTCATCATAGCAGATTCCAGACTTCAAacacccatgtactttttcctacAACATTTGGCTTTTGTTGATATCTGTTATACCTCTGCTATCACTCCCAAGATGTTGCAAAACTTCATAGTGGAAGATAAGTCAATATCATTCGTGGGCTGTGTAATGCAATTATGGGTTTATGCAACATTTGCAACCAATGACTGTTACCTCCTGGCTGCTATGGCAGTGGACCGTTATGTAGCCATCTGTAACCCACTCCACTATTCCATAGTCATGTCCCGAATAGTCTGCATCCAACTGGTAGCTGGTTCATATGTGATGGGCTCAATAAATTCCTCTGTACACACAGGTTTTACATTTTCACTGTCCTTTTGCAAGTCCAATACCATCAATCACTTTTTCTGTGATGTTCCCCCAATCCTTGCCCTGTCGTGCTCCAAAATTGACATCAACATAATGCTTCTAACAGTCTTTGTGGGGTTTAACTTGACGTCCACTGTGCTGGTAGTCATCTTCTCCTACATAAATATCCTGGCTGCCATCCTAAAGATGTCTTCTACTGCAGGGAGGAAAAAAGCCTTCTCCACATGTGCATCCCACCTGACAGCAGTCACCATTTTCTATGGAACCCTCTCTTACATGTACTTACAGCCTCATTCTAAAAATTCTCAGGAGAATATGAAAGTTGCCTCCATTTTTTATGGCATCATGATTCCCATGTTGAACCCACTCATTTATAGCTTGAGAAATAAGGAGGTCAAAGAAGCTTTAAAAGTGACAGGAAAGAAGTTCTTCTAG